A genomic stretch from Pseudomonas alkylphenolica includes:
- a CDS encoding aldehyde dehydrogenase family protein, whose translation MLSTLPILPRTQAFLDRKLKMRIGADWQDAQSGKTMSFRNPATGEVLGEVPCADGDDVDRAVKAARAAFDDSAWSRMRPRERQNLLWRLAELMERDAQELAELECLNNGKSATVAKVMDVQLAIDFLRYMAGWATKIEGTTVEPSLPLMPDDQFHGFIRREAIGVVGAIVAWNFPLLLACWKLGPALATGCTMVLKPADETPLTALKLAELVQEAGYPDGVFNVITGTGLNAGAALTRHPGVDKLTFTGSTEVGKQIGKAAMENMTRVTLELGGKSPTIVMPDANLQEAAAGAATAIFFNQGQVCCAGSRLYVHRKHFDNVVADIASIANGMKLGNGLDPQVQMGPLISARQQDRVTGYINLGRELGATIACGGESFGPGYFVKPTVIVDVDQRHRLVQEEIFGPVLVAMPFDDIDEVVRLANDNPYGLGASIWSNDLAAVHRMIPRIKSGSVWVNCHSALDPALPFGGYKLSGVGREMGAAAIEHYTELKSVLIKL comes from the coding sequence ATGCTGTCGACCCTGCCGATCCTCCCCCGTACCCAGGCTTTTCTCGACCGCAAACTGAAGATGCGCATCGGCGCCGACTGGCAGGACGCGCAGAGTGGCAAGACCATGAGCTTTCGCAACCCGGCCACCGGCGAAGTGCTGGGCGAAGTACCCTGCGCTGACGGTGACGATGTCGACCGCGCCGTCAAGGCAGCGCGTGCTGCCTTCGATGACTCGGCCTGGAGCCGCATGCGTCCCCGTGAGCGGCAGAACCTGCTGTGGCGACTGGCCGAACTGATGGAGCGTGACGCGCAGGAGCTGGCCGAACTCGAGTGCTTGAACAACGGCAAGAGCGCTACGGTGGCCAAAGTCATGGACGTGCAACTGGCCATCGACTTTCTGCGCTACATGGCTGGCTGGGCCACCAAGATTGAAGGCACTACGGTGGAGCCTTCGCTGCCGTTGATGCCTGACGATCAGTTCCACGGTTTCATCCGCCGCGAAGCGATCGGCGTAGTCGGTGCCATCGTCGCCTGGAACTTTCCGCTGCTGCTGGCCTGCTGGAAGCTCGGGCCGGCGCTGGCCACCGGCTGCACCATGGTGCTCAAGCCTGCCGACGAAACCCCGCTGACCGCCTTGAAGCTGGCCGAACTGGTGCAGGAAGCCGGCTATCCGGATGGCGTATTCAACGTAATCACCGGCACCGGGCTGAATGCCGGTGCCGCTCTCACCCGCCACCCCGGCGTGGACAAACTGACCTTCACCGGCTCCACCGAAGTCGGTAAGCAGATCGGCAAGGCGGCCATGGAAAACATGACCCGCGTGACCCTGGAGCTGGGCGGCAAGTCGCCGACCATCGTCATGCCCGACGCCAACCTGCAGGAGGCCGCCGCGGGCGCCGCAACGGCGATTTTCTTCAACCAGGGCCAGGTGTGCTGCGCAGGTTCGCGCCTCTATGTGCACCGCAAGCATTTCGACAATGTAGTGGCCGACATCGCCTCGATTGCCAATGGCATGAAACTCGGCAACGGCCTTGATCCGCAGGTGCAGATGGGCCCGCTGATCTCCGCCAGGCAGCAGGACCGGGTGACCGGCTACATCAACCTTGGCCGCGAACTGGGTGCCACTATCGCTTGCGGCGGCGAAAGTTTTGGTCCGGGTTATTTCGTCAAACCGACGGTGATCGTTGACGTCGACCAGCGTCATCGTCTGGTGCAGGAAGAAATCTTCGGCCCGGTACTGGTCGCCATGCCCTTTGACGACATAGATGAAGTGGTGCGTCTGGCGAACGACAATCCTTATGGCCTGGGCGCGAGCATCTGGTCCAACGACCTGGCGGCGGTGCACCGGATGATCCCGCGGATCAAGTCTGGTTCGGTGTGGGTCAACTGTCACAGCGCGCTGGACCCGGCGCTGCCGTTCGGTGGCTACAAACTGTCTGGTGTCGGCCGGGAAATGGGGGCTGCCGCCATCGAGCACTACACCGAACTGAAATCGGTGCTGATCAAACTCTGA